The following proteins are encoded in a genomic region of Brachypodium distachyon strain Bd21 chromosome 1, Brachypodium_distachyon_v3.0, whole genome shotgun sequence:
- the LOC100823646 gene encoding protein LAZ1 homolog 2 isoform X3, which translates to MASNEYSSFQGFYRNLHTPAVLIGAAFVLVALLISLWLILQHLRSYSNPSEQKWIIVVLFMVPVYASESIISLWHSEFSLACDILRNCYEAYALYAFGRYLVACLGGERQVVGLLENRRMEEVREQLLESEEKAKYHNQSRARNFFWHPNALGERLYTIIKFGLVQYIILKTFCAFLAFILELFGAYGDGEFKWYYGYPYIAVVINFSQTWALYCLVKFYNATHERLQAIRPLAKFISFKAIVFATWWQGFGIAIICHIGFLPKEDKVQNAIQDFLICIEMAVAAIAHAFVFGVEPYHHIPALDHRDIISEKSKMDVKVNVNDGGNGTPSTVEQKETHVKTPGTSIKESVQDVVLGGGHHVVKDVALTISQAIEPMEKGVEKGVGKIQETFHHVSLKPGDNRKTGVEVEEHVTKNVVDGEPVAVDAEVEVERTMQDNSKADESLVVDAEVEIKRIEEDHRR; encoded by the exons ATGGCATCTAACGAGTACTCCAGCTTCCAAGGGTTCTACAGGAATCTCCACACCCCTGCGGTGCTCATCGGAGCCGCCTTTGTTCTTGTCGCACTCCTCATCTCGCTCTGGCTCATACTGCAGCACCTCAGATCATACAGCAATCCCTCG GAGCAGAAATGGATCATAGTTGTCCTGTTTATGGTGCCTGTATACGCCTCTGAATCT ATAATTTCCCTGTGGCATTCAGAATTCTCCTTGGCTTGTGATATATTACGGAATTGTTATGAAGCATATGCGTTGTATGCCTTTGGACGATACTTGGTTGCATGTCTGG GAGGAGAACGGCAGGTTGTCGGGTTGCTTGAAAACAGAAGAATGGAAGAGGTACGTGAGCAGTTGCTAGAGAGTGAAGAGAAGGCGAAATACCATAACCAAAGTAGAGCGCGGAACTTCTTTTGGCATCCCAATGCACTGGGGGAGAGGTTATACACGATTATAAAGTTCGGCCTCGTGCAATAT ATTATTCTGAAGACATTCTGTGCTTTCTTGGCATTCATCTTGGAGCTTTTTGGAGCATATGGTGATGGCGAATTCAAGTGGTACTATGG ATACCCTTACATTGCTGTTGTCATAAATTTCAGCCAGACATGGGCACTGTACTGTCTGGTTAAATTTTACAATGCAACACACGAAAGGTTACAGGCAATAAGGCCACTTGCCAAGTTCATAAGCTTCAAGGCCATTGTATTCGCCACTTGGTGGCAGGGATTTGGAATAGCAATCATCTGCCATATCGGATTCCTGCCAAAGGAAGACAAGGTGCAAAATGCAATACAGGACTTCCTCATTTGCATCGAG ATGGCTGTCGCAGCCATTGCACATGCATTTGTCTTCGGCGTGGAGCCATACCATCACATCCCAGCGCTGGATCATAGAGATATCATCAGCGAGAAAAGTAAAATGGACGTGAAGGTGAATGTAAATGACGGTGGCAACGGAACGCCGTCCACTGTGGAGCAGAAAGAGACCCATGTCAAAACTCCAGGAACAAGCATCAAAGAGAGTGTTCAGGATGTTGTTCTCGGTGGTGGCCACCAT GTTGTCAAGGATGTGGCCTTAACCATCTCACAAGCTATAGAACCCATGGAGAAGGGTGTCGAGAAAGGGGTTGGGAAGATTCAGGAGACCTTCCATCACGTCTCCCTGAAGCCAGGGGACAACAGAAAAACTggcgtggaggtggaggagcatGTCACAAAGAATGTGGTGGACGGTGAACCTGTTGCCGTTGATGCAGAGGTCGAAGTCGAAAGAACAATGCAAGACAACAGCAAGGCTGATGAATCTCTGGTGGTTGATGCAGAGGTAGAAATCAAAAGAATAGAGGAAGACCATAGAAGGTAG
- the LOC100823646 gene encoding protein LAZ1 homolog 2 isoform X2: MCNFVAGISACCVVLMASNEYSSFQGFYRNLHTPAVLIGAAFVLVALLISLWLILQHLRSYSNPSEQKWIIVVLFMVPVYASESIISLWHSEFSLACDILRNCYEAYALYAFGRYLVACLGGERQVVGLLENRRMEEVREQLLESEEKAKYHNQSRARNFFWHPNALGERLYTIIKFGLVQYIILKTFCAFLAFILELFGAYGDGEFKWYYGYPYIAVVINFSQTWALYCLVKFYNATHERLQAIRPLAKFISFKAIVFATWWQGFGIAIICHIGFLPKEDKVQNAIQDFLICIEMAVAAIAHAFVFGVEPYHHIPALDHRDIISEKSKMDVKVNVNDGGNGTPSTVEQKETHVKTPGTSIKESVQDVVLGGGHHVVKDVALTISQAIEPMEKGVEKGVGKIQETFHHVSLKPGDNRKTGVEVEEHVTKNVVDGEPVAVDAEVEVERTMQDNSKADESLVVDAEVEIKRIEEDHRR, translated from the exons ATGTGTAACTTTGTTGCAGGAATCAGTGCGTGTTGTGTTGTATTGATGGCATCTAACGAGTACTCCAGCTTCCAAGGGTTCTACAGGAATCTCCACACCCCTGCGGTGCTCATCGGAGCCGCCTTTGTTCTTGTCGCACTCCTCATCTCGCTCTGGCTCATACTGCAGCACCTCAGATCATACAGCAATCCCTCG GAGCAGAAATGGATCATAGTTGTCCTGTTTATGGTGCCTGTATACGCCTCTGAATCT ATAATTTCCCTGTGGCATTCAGAATTCTCCTTGGCTTGTGATATATTACGGAATTGTTATGAAGCATATGCGTTGTATGCCTTTGGACGATACTTGGTTGCATGTCTGG GAGGAGAACGGCAGGTTGTCGGGTTGCTTGAAAACAGAAGAATGGAAGAGGTACGTGAGCAGTTGCTAGAGAGTGAAGAGAAGGCGAAATACCATAACCAAAGTAGAGCGCGGAACTTCTTTTGGCATCCCAATGCACTGGGGGAGAGGTTATACACGATTATAAAGTTCGGCCTCGTGCAATAT ATTATTCTGAAGACATTCTGTGCTTTCTTGGCATTCATCTTGGAGCTTTTTGGAGCATATGGTGATGGCGAATTCAAGTGGTACTATGG ATACCCTTACATTGCTGTTGTCATAAATTTCAGCCAGACATGGGCACTGTACTGTCTGGTTAAATTTTACAATGCAACACACGAAAGGTTACAGGCAATAAGGCCACTTGCCAAGTTCATAAGCTTCAAGGCCATTGTATTCGCCACTTGGTGGCAGGGATTTGGAATAGCAATCATCTGCCATATCGGATTCCTGCCAAAGGAAGACAAGGTGCAAAATGCAATACAGGACTTCCTCATTTGCATCGAG ATGGCTGTCGCAGCCATTGCACATGCATTTGTCTTCGGCGTGGAGCCATACCATCACATCCCAGCGCTGGATCATAGAGATATCATCAGCGAGAAAAGTAAAATGGACGTGAAGGTGAATGTAAATGACGGTGGCAACGGAACGCCGTCCACTGTGGAGCAGAAAGAGACCCATGTCAAAACTCCAGGAACAAGCATCAAAGAGAGTGTTCAGGATGTTGTTCTCGGTGGTGGCCACCAT GTTGTCAAGGATGTGGCCTTAACCATCTCACAAGCTATAGAACCCATGGAGAAGGGTGTCGAGAAAGGGGTTGGGAAGATTCAGGAGACCTTCCATCACGTCTCCCTGAAGCCAGGGGACAACAGAAAAACTggcgtggaggtggaggagcatGTCACAAAGAATGTGGTGGACGGTGAACCTGTTGCCGTTGATGCAGAGGTCGAAGTCGAAAGAACAATGCAAGACAACAGCAAGGCTGATGAATCTCTGGTGGTTGATGCAGAGGTAGAAATCAAAAGAATAGAGGAAGACCATAGAAGGTAG
- the LOC100835759 gene encoding uncharacterized protein LOC100835759 — MEEAGEEEEEAAVVACECCGLTEECTARYIADVRARYGGRWICGLCGDAVAEELGRGVSPVEALDRHVSVCRARRASAPPSPEDNAGDLIAAVRVLLLRRLGSPLTTPPRRVRSTPSSPGRASADADADAPAAGSGIALVRTGSCFAALLE, encoded by the coding sequence ATGGAGGAagcgggggaagaggaagaggaggcggcggtggtggcgtgCGAGTGCTGCGGCCTGACGGAGGAGTGCACGGCCCGGTACATCGCTGACGTGCGCGCGAGGTACGGCGGGAGGTGGATCTGCGGCCTCTGCGGggacgccgtcgccgaggaGCTCGGCCGCGGCGTCTCGCCGGTCGAGGCGCTCGACCGCCACGTCAGCGTCTGCCGCGCGCGCCgggcctccgcgccgccgtcgcccgaGGACAACGCAGGGGACCTCAtcgccgccgtgcgcgtgcTGCTCCTGCGCCGCCTCGGCTCGCCGCTGACGACGCCGCCCAGGAGGGTCAGGTCCACGCCCAGCAGCCCCGGGCGCGCCTCCGCCgatgccgacgccgacgcgccCGCGGCCGGCAGCGGGATCGCGCTCGTGCGCACGGGGAGCTGCTTCGCGGCGCTGCTCGAGTGA
- the LOC100836064 gene encoding uncharacterized protein LOC100836064, with protein MDEDFARAVEDGLKLSKRLVLPGGAPPPRPPAGMDRAAAWDAAPLLPTAPMAYAVVTDPGTVDSPDVPSYQPHVYGRLNPPALIPLQMREIDLRVDCVAGCATAEVTVRARWWLHCITRSRDCDCRVVVPMGEQGSLLGAEVTVGKRSYNTHVIDVEDNSAVSIAKTESGALLKSQFFSLTIPQVVGGEDIFATIRWSQKLLYDNGQFSVDIPFRFPQYVNPLPKLFTKREKIQLTVNSGVSKEVLLQGTSHPLKEKGRQGDKLSFLHEAIVESWSIKDFTFAYSVYSADLSGGVLVQPSTLRDYDDRDMFCIFLLPGNNQNRKVFRKAVVFIVDTSGSMQGKPIENVKSAVSTALSELVQGDYFNIVTFNDELHSFSSCLEQVNDKTTENAIEWMNLHFVAQGGTDIMHPLSEALALLSNSHDTLPQIFLVADGSVEDERNICRTVKTQLTNRGPMSPRISTFGLGSYCNHYFLRMLASIGKGHYDAAFDTGSIEGRMLQWFRKASSTIVTDISIDATKDIQEFEVYSEYIPDVSANYPLFVSGRYRGKLPETLSAKGYLADKSEISIELKVQHIKDIPLGKVLAKQQVDLLTSKAWLSENKQLEQKVAKLSIQNSIPSEYTRTVLLQTILEKVDPAQQGKQKPKKHGSADESSATPLNGLTLGFGNVAATMENLTSGFGDTKAPDKFEMFGKSVGGCCSRVADCCCCMCFINACSKMNDQCAIVMVQLCAALSFLGCFECCSELCCGGGGSD; from the exons ATGGACGAGGACTTCGCGCGCGCGGTGGAGGACGGCCTCAAGCTCTCCAAGCGGCTCGTCCTCCCGGGCggcgcgcccccgccgcgcccgcccgcCGGTATGGACCGCGCCGCTGCCTGGGACGCCGCGCCGTTGCTTCCCACGGCGCCCATGGCGTACGCGGTCGTGACGGACCCCGGCACGGTCGACAGCCCCGACGTGCCCAGCTACCAGCCGCACGTCTACGGCCGACTCAACCCGCCTGCGCTCATCCCGCTCCAGATGCGGGAGATCGACCTCCGGGTAGACTGCGTCGCGGGATGCGCCACCGCCGAGGTCACCGTACGCGCGCGCTGGTGGCTGCACTGCATCACGCGCAGCCGCGACTGCGACTGCCGCGTCGTCGTGCCCATGGGCGAGCAG GGTTCACTGCTAGGTGCTGAGGTTACGGTTGGGAAAAGATCGTACAATACTCATGTAATTGATGTAGAGGATAACAGTGCTGTGAGCATTGCGAAAACTGAGAGTGGTGCTCTCTTGAAGAGCCAGTTTTTTTCGCTAACAATACCACAG GTTGTAGGAGGAGAAGACATTTTTGCCACAATTCGATGGTCACAGAAGTTGCTGTATGATAATGGACAGTTTTCTGTTGATATTCCTTTTCGGTTTCCACAATATGTGAACCCTCTGCCTAAATTATTCACGAAAAGGGAGAAAATTCAGTTGACTGTGAATAGTGGTGTGAGTAAAGAGGTTTTACTGCAGGGGACCAGCCATCCCTTAAAG GAAAAGGGTAGGCAGGGTGATAAATTGTCTTTCTTGCATGAAGCAATCGTTGAGAGTTGGTCAATCAAAGATTTTACCTTTGCATATAGT GTTTACTCAGCTGACCTGTCTGGTGGAGTGCTTGTGCAGCCCTCAACATTGCGTGACTATGATGACAGAGACATGttctgcatttttcttttacctgGAAATAATCAGAATAGGAAG GTCTTCAGAAAGGCAGTTGTGTTTATTGTTGATACCAGTGGAAGCATGCAAGGAAAGCCTATTGAGAATGTTAAAAGCGCTGTTTCAACTGCTCTCTCTGAGCTCGTGCAAGGAGATTACTTTAACATAGTAACATTTAATGATGAGCTTCATTCGTTCTCGTCCTGTTTGGAGCAAGTTAATGAcaaaacaacagaaaatgcaaTCGAATGGATGAACTTACATTTCGTTGCCCAGGGTGGCACTGACATCATGCATCCTTTGAGCGAG GCATTGGCTTTGCTGTCAAACTCTCACGACACTCTTCCACAAATCTTTCTTGTGGCCGATGGTTCAGTTGAGGATGAACGGAACATCTGCCGTACTGTGAAAACTCAGCTCACAAATCGAGGACCCATGTCTCCCCGGATTTCTACATTTGGACTAG GTTCTTATTGTAACCACTATTTCTTGCGGATGTTGGCATCAATCGGGAAGGGACATTATGATGCTGCATTTGATACAG GGTCAATTGAGGGTCGAATGCTCCAATGGTTCCGTAAAGCTTCAAGCACAATAGTGACAGATATTTCCATTGATGCCACAAAGGATATTCAAGAATTTGAA GTGTATTCTGAATATATTCCAGACGTTTCAGCAAACTATCCATTGTTTGTATCTGGAAGATACAGAGGCAAGCTTCCCGAGACACTTTCAGCCAAGGGCTATTTGGCTGACAAGAGTGAAATATCGATTGAATTGAAGGTCCAACATATAAAGGACATACCTCTTGGCAAA GTGTTGGCAAAGCAACAGGTGGATCTTCTCACATCAAAAGCATGGCTTTCAGAAAACAAGCAACTGGAGCAAAAG GTGGCTAAATTAAGCATACAAAATAGCATTCCTTCGGAGTACACACGAACAGTCCTACTTCAAACCATCCTGGAAAAAGTAGATCCAGCGCAACAG GGAAAGCagaaaccaaagaaacatGGCAGCGCAGATGAGTCATCAGCGACACCGCTCAACGGCCTGACACTCGGTTTTGGCAACGTGGCGGCAACAATGGAGAACCTGACCTCAGGATTCGGGGACACAAAGGCACCAGATAAATTTGAAATGTTCGGGAAGTCTGTaggcggctgctgcagccgcgtcgcggattgctgctgctgcatgtgcTTCATCAACGCGTGCAGCAAGATGAATGACCAGTGCGCCATCGTCATGGTGCAGCTCTGCGCTGCCCTCTCCTTCCTTGGCTGCTTCGAATGCTGCTCGGAGCtgtgctgcggcggcggcggatcggATTGA
- the LOC100823646 gene encoding protein LAZ1 homolog 2 isoform X1 has protein sequence MHIRFDLERAKTTRWGNENGISACCVVLMASNEYSSFQGFYRNLHTPAVLIGAAFVLVALLISLWLILQHLRSYSNPSEQKWIIVVLFMVPVYASESIISLWHSEFSLACDILRNCYEAYALYAFGRYLVACLGGERQVVGLLENRRMEEVREQLLESEEKAKYHNQSRARNFFWHPNALGERLYTIIKFGLVQYIILKTFCAFLAFILELFGAYGDGEFKWYYGYPYIAVVINFSQTWALYCLVKFYNATHERLQAIRPLAKFISFKAIVFATWWQGFGIAIICHIGFLPKEDKVQNAIQDFLICIEMAVAAIAHAFVFGVEPYHHIPALDHRDIISEKSKMDVKVNVNDGGNGTPSTVEQKETHVKTPGTSIKESVQDVVLGGGHHVVKDVALTISQAIEPMEKGVEKGVGKIQETFHHVSLKPGDNRKTGVEVEEHVTKNVVDGEPVAVDAEVEVERTMQDNSKADESLVVDAEVEIKRIEEDHRR, from the exons TGAGAATG GAATCAGTGCGTGTTGTGTTGTATTGATGGCATCTAACGAGTACTCCAGCTTCCAAGGGTTCTACAGGAATCTCCACACCCCTGCGGTGCTCATCGGAGCCGCCTTTGTTCTTGTCGCACTCCTCATCTCGCTCTGGCTCATACTGCAGCACCTCAGATCATACAGCAATCCCTCG GAGCAGAAATGGATCATAGTTGTCCTGTTTATGGTGCCTGTATACGCCTCTGAATCT ATAATTTCCCTGTGGCATTCAGAATTCTCCTTGGCTTGTGATATATTACGGAATTGTTATGAAGCATATGCGTTGTATGCCTTTGGACGATACTTGGTTGCATGTCTGG GAGGAGAACGGCAGGTTGTCGGGTTGCTTGAAAACAGAAGAATGGAAGAGGTACGTGAGCAGTTGCTAGAGAGTGAAGAGAAGGCGAAATACCATAACCAAAGTAGAGCGCGGAACTTCTTTTGGCATCCCAATGCACTGGGGGAGAGGTTATACACGATTATAAAGTTCGGCCTCGTGCAATAT ATTATTCTGAAGACATTCTGTGCTTTCTTGGCATTCATCTTGGAGCTTTTTGGAGCATATGGTGATGGCGAATTCAAGTGGTACTATGG ATACCCTTACATTGCTGTTGTCATAAATTTCAGCCAGACATGGGCACTGTACTGTCTGGTTAAATTTTACAATGCAACACACGAAAGGTTACAGGCAATAAGGCCACTTGCCAAGTTCATAAGCTTCAAGGCCATTGTATTCGCCACTTGGTGGCAGGGATTTGGAATAGCAATCATCTGCCATATCGGATTCCTGCCAAAGGAAGACAAGGTGCAAAATGCAATACAGGACTTCCTCATTTGCATCGAG ATGGCTGTCGCAGCCATTGCACATGCATTTGTCTTCGGCGTGGAGCCATACCATCACATCCCAGCGCTGGATCATAGAGATATCATCAGCGAGAAAAGTAAAATGGACGTGAAGGTGAATGTAAATGACGGTGGCAACGGAACGCCGTCCACTGTGGAGCAGAAAGAGACCCATGTCAAAACTCCAGGAACAAGCATCAAAGAGAGTGTTCAGGATGTTGTTCTCGGTGGTGGCCACCAT GTTGTCAAGGATGTGGCCTTAACCATCTCACAAGCTATAGAACCCATGGAGAAGGGTGTCGAGAAAGGGGTTGGGAAGATTCAGGAGACCTTCCATCACGTCTCCCTGAAGCCAGGGGACAACAGAAAAACTggcgtggaggtggaggagcatGTCACAAAGAATGTGGTGGACGGTGAACCTGTTGCCGTTGATGCAGAGGTCGAAGTCGAAAGAACAATGCAAGACAACAGCAAGGCTGATGAATCTCTGGTGGTTGATGCAGAGGTAGAAATCAAAAGAATAGAGGAAGACCATAGAAGGTAG